The proteins below are encoded in one region of Scomber japonicus isolate fScoJap1 chromosome 24, fScoJap1.pri, whole genome shotgun sequence:
- the LOC128354330 gene encoding SLIT and NTRK-like protein 5 has protein sequence MHIWILKIIFLIASSLRLVEMYDNYGEICRNLCTCEEKEGILTVSCENRGIIRLTEISPVHFSMYHLLLTGNLLKKLSVNDFINYTGVTILHLGNNDISEIESGAFNGLQGLKRLHLNNNKIEVLRDDTFAGLESLEYLQIDYNYITNIESNALSKLHQLTVMILNDNLLSVMPPNIFRNVPLTHLDLRGNRLKMFPYIGLLEHMDKVVELQLEENPWNCSCELIALKAWLESIAYTALVGEVVCETPFRLHGRDLDEVSKQELCPRRPPEDTVRPAPPSSTNGYYQTTPAAVTASATSSAVFRSSSRPTKGTRQFNRTRLKPTSRIPGGNPYNYGPIIAFQTKSPVPLDCPTACTCNLQISEIGLNVNCQERKIESISDLKPKPYNPKKMYLTGNYIPVVRRSDFVDATGLDLLHLGNNRITLIHDRAFGDLTNLRRLYLNGNLMDRLTGEMFFGLQNLQYLYLEYNKIKEVDAGTFRYLPNLQLLFLNNNLLKTLPVGIFSSLSLSRLNLRNNHFQNLPVSGVLDQLKLLVQIDLFENPWDCSCDIVGMKIWLEQLSAGTVVNEVVCETPKRHTGMDLRSIQSEQLCPDYSDAYVSPTPPTDEPMDDRIVTTDAPQKINTPSSTVPLSVLILSLLLVFIMSVFVAAGLFVVVMKKRKKSQSDRTSTNNSDVSSFNLQYSLYSNRSGPKVKAPAGHVYEYIPHPMGHMCKNPIYRSREGNTVEDYRDLHELKVTYRSTPDEERDSSTMRSPTYSVSTIEPRENPSPVQDADHFFRGILDPDKQSPHQSIPSIPAGANLEYKYTGPVSYTYNPNFDVRRQFLHPERIRETMLYGTAPSTVYVEPNRNEYLELKAKLQSEPDYLEVLEKQTTFSQF, from the coding sequence ATGCATATCTGGATCCTAAAAATAATCTTTCTGATTGCATCATCTCTGAGGCTGGTCGAGATGTATGACAATTATGGGGAAATCTGTCGAAACCTGTGTACAtgtgaggagaaggaagggatccTGACGGTGAGCTGCGAGAACCGGGGGATCATCAGACTGACAGAGATCAGCCCCGTCCATTTCTCCATGTACCACCTCCTGCTGACAGGGAACCTCCTGAAGAAGCTGTCAGTCAATGATTTCATCAATTACACCGGGGTGACCATCCTGCACTTGGGGAACAATGATATCTCTGAGATAGAGTCGGGTGCCTTCAACGGACTCCAGGGATTAAAAAGGTTGCACCTTAATAACAACAAGATTGAAGTTTTGAGGGATGACACCTTTGCAGGACTGGAGAGTTTGGAATACCTACAGATTGATTATAATTACATCACCAATATAGAGTCCAATGCCTTGAGCAAACTACACCAACTGACGGTGATGATTTTGAATGACAACCTGCTCTCAGTCATGCCTCCGAATATCTTCCGGAATGTTCCCCTTACGCACTTGGACCTGAGGGGGAACCGGTTAAAAATGTTCCCCTACATCGGCCTCCTGGAGCACATGGACAAAGTTGTGGAATTACAACTGGAAGAGAATCCGTGGAATTGCTCCTGTGAGCTCATTGCTCTGAAGGCTTGGCTAGAGAGTATAGCCTATACAGCTCTGGTGGGAGAAGTGGTGTGCGAAACACCGTTCAGGCTCCATGGTAGAGACCTGGATGAGGTGTCAAAGCAGGAACTCTGCCCAAGAAGACCCCCGGAAGACACGGTGAGGCCTGCACCCCCTAGCAGCACCAATGGATATTACCAGAccacacctgctgctgtcacaGCCTCTGCCACCTCCTCAGCTGTTTTTAGGTCCTCTTCTAGGCCTACCAAGGGCACACGGCAATTTAACAGAACTAGGTTAAAGCCCACCTCTCGAATACCAGGCGGTAACCCATACAACTATGGCCCCATCATTGCTTTTCAGACCAAATCTCCTGTGCCTTTGGACTGCCCCACTGCCTGCACTTGTAATCTGCAGATATCTGAAATTGGGCTAAATGTCAACTGCCAAGAGAGGAAGATTGAAAGCATTTCTGATCTAAAACCCAAGCCATACAATcctaaaaaaatgtatcttaCTGGAAATTATATCCCTGTGGTACGGAGATCAGATTTTGTTGATGCCACTGGATTGGATTTGCTTCACCTGGGAAACAACAGGATAACTCTGATCCATGACCGAGCTTTTGGGGATTTAACCAACCTGCGTAGGCTGTATTTAAATGGTAATCTCATGGACAGGCTTACAGGAGAAATGTTTTTTGGTTTGCAGAACTTGCAGTATCTTTATTTAGAGTACAACAAAATCAAGGAGGTCGATGCGGGCACTTTCCGCTACCTTCCTAATCTTCAGCTGCTTTTCCTCAACAATAACCTCCTGAAAACCTTACCTGTGGGCATCTTTTCCAGCCTCTCCTTGTCTAGGCTTAATCTGCGCAACAACCATTTCCAAAACCTGCCTGTGAGTGGTGTTTTAGATCAGTTAAAGCTGCTGGTGCAGATAGATCTGTTTGAAAACCCCTGGGACTGCTCCTGTGACATAGTGGGGATGAAGATATGGCTCGAGCAGCTCAGTGCAGGCACTGTGGTTAACGAGGTTGTGTGCGAGACGCCCAAACGCCACACAGGAATGGACCTGCGCTCTATCCAGTCGGAGCAGCTCTGCCCAGACTACTCTGACGCTTATGTCTCACCGACTCCCCCTACGGACGAGCCCATGGATGACCGGATCGTCACCACAGATGCTCCACAGAAGATCAACACCCCCAGCAGCACTGtccccctctctgtcctcatcctcAGCCTCCTGCTTGTTTTCATCATGTCTGTCTTTGTGGCCGCGGGGCTGTTTGTCGTAGTGATGAAAAAGCGCAAAAAGTCCCAGAGTGACCGCACTAGCACCAACAATTCGGACGTCAGCTCTTTCAACTTGCAGTACAGCCTCTACAGCAACCGCTCTGGCCCTAAAGTCAAAGCCCCAGCCGGCCATGTCTACGAGTATATTCCACATCCCATGGGCCATATGTGCAAAAACCCCATATATAGGTCAAGGGAAGGAAACACAGTGGAGGATTACCGTGACCTCCACGAGCTCAAAGTCACATACAGGAGTACCCCGGATGAGGAGAGGGATAGCAGTACGATGAGGAGCCCCACGTACAGTGTTAGCACCATTGAGCCACGTGAAAACCCCTCCCCTGTCCAGGATGCTGACCATTTCTTCAGAGGCATCCTTGACCCCGATAAGCAGTCCCCCCATCAGTCCATCCCATCTATCCCAGCAGGTGCCAATTTAGAGTACAAGTACACAGGGCCTGTGTCATACACGTACAACCCAAATTTTGATGTCAGACGTCAGTTCTTGCACCCGGAGAGGATAAGAGAAACAATGCTCTATGGCACAGCACCCAGTACTGTTTATGTTGAGCCCAACAGAAATGAGTATTTGGAGTTAAAAGCTAAACTGCAGTCTGAGCCCGATTACCTCGAAGTTCTTGAGAAACAGACCACCTTTAGCCAGTTTTGA